Part of the Quercus lobata isolate SW786 chromosome 6, ValleyOak3.0 Primary Assembly, whole genome shotgun sequence genome, CACAATGGGACTAAGTTCCAAATCTGAGACGAATGCTTCCCCAGCCAATTCCACCAGCCAAAGAGCAAGTCTGGAATTGATCTAGGAATAACCCAAGACAAGCCAAAAGTTATAAAGACAAAGCTCCATAACCGATAAGCCATCTCACAATGAAGAAGTAAGTGGTCAACTGTCCTTCCACAATGACGACACATAATGCACCAATCCACAAAAACCAATCCTTAATCTCAAGTTATCTCCCGTTAGGATCTTATTCCAAGCtacacaccaaacaaaaaaagaaactcgCCTAGGGGCCTTTGCTCTCCAAAtagctttccaaggaaagacaGTTGAGGGAGAATCccttaatttgttataaaacgACCGGATGTCAAAAACCCCATTAGGCTTCAATTTCCATCTCATCCGGTCTCCAACATCCATAGGAGGAGTATTGGCTCCCAATATACAAAGGAAATGCAGCCCTTCatccatctcccaatcattaaaatCTCTAATAAAAAGGACATCCCAAGTTCTTCTCTCCTCCGCCCCCTGCCTTAGCAAAGAAGCTTCAACAGAAACCTCCTTATCAATGGCAATACCATACAGCCTTGGAAAAGCCAATTGAAAGGGTTGATCCCCATACCACCCATCTTGCCAAAACCTCTTAGTGTTAATAATTCAAAGAgtgaaaaacttcaaaaaaggAATAAGCAATTCACCTCAATATTCACACAACCATGTAAAGTAAAAGGGAACACATAGAAAgcctaaaaggagaaagaagttaattcaaacaaaaaaatttaactgaATAATAGAACCATACTAAACTCATCCTTAACAGATAAACGTGTTGAATAAGTGATCACATAAAGCAAGCAATGCTATATCTCACACGAAAACTCCAACTTCATTAATCAACCTGTAACCTTTTACCAGTGAAGATGAATAGAAATAAAAGTGCATGGGTTCACACACATCgatatatttcttttatcatATAATTTTCTCAGAATAGCAAACAGAGTCGcatgaagaaacaaaagaattaTTTTGAGCTATCCAAAAGGAAAGACTTCTTAttgctttcttaaaataataataaaaataaaaaatgaaaaagtgagtTGCATACAAAAACCAATCCTATATTTTCACTccattgaaaaattcaaatgttGTGTAAGACACTAATTTAGCCGGTACGACAATGCTTTATATCTTGAAATTTCATTCCCTTTcctaaaaatcatatattaaaGACAAATACCCTCCCAGAAGGAACTACTTTAATTGCTACAGACATGCCAACTCTTTGAACCAGAGCACTAATAATTCGTATGATGTAACCGTGAAAAACAGTAAGAACATATAAGTACATTGATATACACATCAGTGATCAGATGAGCCCACATAAGCCTAAGGACCAATGGAAAGTAAGATGATCTTACTACAAAACACAACAAAGCCTGTGTACACCTAGCAAACACTTTATAGCTAGCTAAGTGGAACAACTTTAGATGCACCATAGATCAAGTTAAAAAGTTACTGATAttcccccaaaaataaaaaaaggtacGAAGTTCAAATAGGTTAAGATGGCAATTACTTCTTATTGATTTTATCAAACTCAGCCATAAGAACAGCCATTCCTTTCTTGTCATTCCTCATAAGGGGCTTTTTGAGttctttttcaactttttccAGTGCATCAAACATCATTGCCTCTGCACCAAGTTCATCTGTGAGACCCCTcctgcaacaacaaaaaaatatatgtatgtaagCATGAATAACATGTGATGTAGAAATAAAGGTATTTAGAATCCTACAAATAGCTTTCAGCAGGAAAATTTATTAGCCACACTGGTCATATCTAAAGTAGAGGATGCAATAAGGTGAATAACAGAATATCACATACTTAATTCGTATTTCCTTCAATGTCAACAGATATGATCGTGCATCAGGAATATCTTGAGTTCGTGATTGTATGGTGAACTGAATCCTTTGGGATTCTGAGAACAAGTCAGCCCTGCAGAAAGCACAGCAGAAATGAATAGGCGAATTCATCATACTTAATAAAGGTTACACCAAGTGCATAAAAATGAAAGTGATTCACCCACCAAACAGATACAAACTTATTCTTCACTTCTTGTACAGTGATATATAAGCAGTTGAGGAAGGATGTTAATCACACTATTAACAGGATGCTTACTAGTATCATTAATCAAATCTAATGTATTATATAATATCATTATGCATGTGATATTCCATAAATGCAGCCAAGCCAAGCCAGGAATGCCCAAATTTATCAACATATTTAATGTCAATCATGAAATCCAAATTTTCACTTTTGACTTGGCACTATcactgtgtgtgtgtttaaaaagttttaatttcaaGAGCGTGGACCAATAAGTTTTTAACAATGCATAACTGTTCCATCTTGAGCCAATCTAATGTATTATATAATATCATTATGCATGTGATATTCCATAAGTGCAGCCAAGCCAGGAATGCCCAAATTTATCAACATATTTAATGTCAATCATGAAATCCAAATTTTCACTTTTGACTTGGCACTATCactgtgtgtgtgttaaaaaagttttaatttcaaGAGCGTGGACCAATAAGTTTTTAACAATGCATAACTGTTCCATCTTGAGCCAATTCAAATGATAACTGTGAAATGAAGGATTCCCAATCAAAAGGCACAATATTCTAATTCATGTTCAATATTTTCCTGAACAAGAAGTAAAAAGGGGGGGAATAGATACACACAGAAAGAGGATACAAGAGAACAAAGCTACCTATAATATATGGAACAGTTCAGATTATCCAACAACAGTGGCTCAGATGAATGGGGAAAAATGATTTATCCCTATGATCTCATCAAACTTTtgcatgattttatttttacaattgaattgtgaaaaaaaaaaacttgagcaTGAGTGAAGTCTCAAATGAAATTCTAAGAGTGTGTAAAAAATGAGCACAACTAACGATAGCATTTTGTAGATGCTTCTGGAGTTGGGAATTAAGAATACTTAGGAAaaagatattaatatataattagtaAACCTTTTAAGTCTAATTAAGATGCATCCTATCATCATTCTTAAATTGATTTCACcctttttttattggaatttttaTAACCCTTCCCAGTGCTATTGTTTACCCCAACccccaaaatataaaagtagTTTTGTTCCTTTTCTACCAGCTTCCTTTACATTACTTGCCACTCCTTACATATGTTTTTCCTCCAATTTTGCAGTAGTACAAGATGCATGAATAGATGCATAATAGCAACATACATACATATCACTATTATATAAATACCCCCTTGAAATTTGCACAACAgaaacattttgaaaaattaacgAATGCATGCTGATGAGCTTTGACTCAAAtaacatttcccccaaaagatCCACTAGTTGCATAAACTaattaccaaataaataaaatttaatgcaTGCATACACATAAACAGGTGAAAAAAGGTGAAgggtaaaagaaaacaaatactTACTTTTCTCTTACTGTCTTCATGACCTTGGCATACTGAGCAACAGCAGCTGGATCTTCCGGGTCAATAGTGATTTTCTCCTTGCGAAGTATCCCCATGGCTGCCTCAAATTTATTCTTAACCTCAAGAAAGATGCCCTTCAACATTTCTATTGGGTTCAAATGTAATCATTTGTCAGTTAAAAGTTCGTGCAGGCAAAGAAttcattgataaaataaaaaaacacgtaccaaaaatttaacaaaaatctaTTAGTAATGGATCATTAATACATCAATATATGATGACAATCATCATACATAGCAACATTTGACAGATCCATCAAAAGAATGGTCCCAAACAGTGGATGCCGTGAAATGATTATGAATATTAATGTCATAGTTCAACTTTCCACAGTAACCATTCTGCGTGATCATAGAGATATCTTTAACATACATGAATACATGTGTTCACAATTTACAACAAAAATCCTAGAAATCTTAACATATGCACGTTATAAGCATGGACTGACAAATAAGACACATGATTTGGGCACATGACTGTTTATGCAAATACACACATGCAGTTACATGCCATGTGATGAAAAGCATTTAAAAGCACTAATAATTGATGGCAACAACAAGAAACCTTCATATTCACTTACCATCTCCCTTTAGAACAGGGCGATCAGCTTGTTTGGCAAAGCAACGGGCTGGAATAGCATGTGTTTGTT contains:
- the LOC115994989 gene encoding probable ATP synthase 24 kDa subunit, mitochondrial isoform X2; amino-acid sequence: MAFSSRLLSKSKQFCGSQITFQQTHAIPARCFAKQADRPVLKGDEMLKGIFLEVKNKFEAAMGILRKEKITIDPEDPAAVAQYAKVMKTVREKADLFSESQRIQFTIQSRTQDIPDARSYLLTLKEIRIKRGLTDELGAEAMMFDALEKVEKELKKPLMRNDKKGMAVLMAEFDKINKKLGIRKEDLPKYEEQLELKIAKAQLEELKKDTLEAMETQKKREEFKDEQMVDPKSLDIRNFI
- the LOC115994989 gene encoding probable ATP synthase 24 kDa subunit, mitochondrial isoform X1, producing the protein MAFSSRLLSKSKQIQFCGSQITFQQTHAIPARCFAKQADRPVLKGDEMLKGIFLEVKNKFEAAMGILRKEKITIDPEDPAAVAQYAKVMKTVREKADLFSESQRIQFTIQSRTQDIPDARSYLLTLKEIRIKRGLTDELGAEAMMFDALEKVEKELKKPLMRNDKKGMAVLMAEFDKINKKLGIRKEDLPKYEEQLELKIAKAQLEELKKDTLEAMETQKKREEFKDEQMVDPKSLDIRNFI